One genomic segment of Stenotrophomonas sp. 704A1 includes these proteins:
- a CDS encoding autotransporter family protein, producing MESVDVRGHYGIFASVGAQLELAGIRVRAAKDALRVSGLGTAAHVQGSELLGEGGAATIAVYDSATLTLLRSVVRNQGDNRVGIDNRGGFVTLEDVEFHTTGASGHALYAESNGSVRPRIDASGTLLSTTGDSAIGAVARKGGSIHLADSAVLTTGDGAYGVLSGGVGEMTLVNTHVRTEGEGAWAAVINDNGSLGIDGGSLVSARHGGVWLRSSRDPGLTLSNGALVSGGNGIGLALDAAVAGRFDVVLQGGSQMVGDIVITPEDEDAGLVPQSDVHVRLADGSLWQGSSDLVQTMAIERGSQWTLTGDATVGELQVLDSGVALSDGSGRFNTLTVDGDLHSEGATFLFQGALGGDDSAFDRLHVRGDTSGDASIAVRNIGGAGAQTTDGIQLIEVDGASLANYTLTGRAVAGSHEYFLFQGGLADPSDGNWYLRSQWFDACADDPNAPGCVVDPGPGPDPGEGGEEGEGGGGDPVIPPPVLRPEAGAYLANQSAAINMFSHRLNDRIGAVSLDEGRAAWARVGRQQADFSAVGGQLSIDGTTSVLQIGSDLLRRGNAAFGVMLGTGRADSNALSDLTGYSAKGRVRGNAVGIYGTWLQGADGTQGAYIDATLQYGRFDNRVQGIGLAPERYDSRMASASLETGYTFNVWQGAARALYVQPQLQLSHVDFRADRHVESNGTVIDHADAGGLSGRLGVRVFGHGTASGNTVQPYLGVNWLRGSGTSTLQFNDDTLGADLPRNRYEVQAGAELKLGQRWGAWGGVSAQRGDYGYRNVGAQLGLRMAW from the coding sequence ATGGAGTCGGTGGACGTTCGCGGTCATTACGGCATCTTCGCCAGCGTCGGTGCGCAGCTGGAGCTGGCCGGCATTCGTGTGCGTGCGGCAAAGGACGCGCTGCGGGTTTCGGGACTGGGGACTGCTGCGCATGTCCAGGGATCGGAACTGCTGGGCGAGGGCGGAGCCGCCACGATTGCAGTGTATGACTCGGCAACGTTGACGCTTCTGCGTAGTGTGGTCCGCAACCAAGGTGACAATCGCGTTGGCATCGACAATCGCGGCGGCTTTGTGACGCTGGAAGACGTGGAGTTCCACACAACGGGTGCGTCCGGCCATGCGCTCTACGCCGAATCCAATGGCTCGGTACGCCCCCGAATCGATGCCAGCGGCACGTTGCTCAGTACCACCGGCGACAGCGCCATAGGGGCTGTGGCACGCAAGGGCGGCAGCATCCATCTGGCGGACAGCGCCGTGCTGACCACCGGCGATGGCGCCTATGGTGTGCTCTCTGGTGGGGTTGGTGAAATGACGCTGGTCAACACCCACGTGCGCACCGAAGGTGAAGGTGCATGGGCAGCGGTGATCAATGACAACGGCAGCCTGGGTATCGACGGCGGCTCGCTGGTCAGCGCACGGCACGGCGGTGTGTGGCTGCGCAGCAGCCGCGACCCTGGACTGACCTTGTCCAACGGTGCGCTGGTATCGGGCGGCAACGGCATCGGCCTTGCGCTGGATGCGGCGGTAGCAGGGCGCTTCGACGTGGTGCTCCAGGGTGGCTCGCAGATGGTCGGCGACATCGTCATCACGCCCGAGGACGAGGACGCCGGTCTGGTGCCGCAGTCCGATGTGCATGTGCGCCTGGCGGACGGCTCGCTGTGGCAGGGGTCTTCCGACCTGGTGCAGACGATGGCGATCGAGCGCGGCAGCCAGTGGACGCTGACCGGCGACGCTACGGTGGGTGAACTGCAGGTGCTTGACAGTGGCGTGGCCTTGTCCGATGGCAGCGGCCGCTTCAACACGCTCACCGTGGACGGCGATCTGCACAGCGAGGGCGCGACGTTCCTGTTCCAGGGCGCGTTGGGCGGTGACGACAGCGCCTTTGATCGCCTGCATGTGCGTGGCGATACCTCGGGTGATGCCAGTATTGCGGTGAGGAACATCGGGGGTGCCGGCGCGCAGACGACCGACGGCATCCAGCTGATCGAGGTGGATGGCGCATCGCTGGCGAACTACACCCTGACCGGCCGCGCGGTGGCCGGTTCCCATGAGTACTTCCTGTTCCAGGGCGGTCTTGCCGATCCTTCCGATGGCAACTGGTACCTGCGTTCGCAGTGGTTCGATGCATGCGCGGATGATCCGAACGCGCCGGGCTGTGTGGTCGATCCGGGTCCGGGGCCTGACCCGGGTGAGGGCGGCGAAGAAGGTGAGGGTGGCGGCGGTGACCCGGTCATCCCGCCACCGGTGCTGCGCCCGGAGGCCGGTGCCTACCTGGCCAACCAGTCGGCCGCCATCAACATGTTTTCCCATCGTCTGAACGACCGCATCGGCGCCGTCTCGCTGGATGAGGGCCGTGCGGCATGGGCACGCGTGGGCCGGCAGCAGGCGGACTTCAGCGCGGTGGGTGGTCAGCTGTCGATCGATGGGACCACCTCGGTGCTGCAGATCGGCAGCGACCTGCTGCGCCGTGGCAATGCAGCATTCGGTGTGATGTTGGGTACGGGGCGTGCTGATAGCAACGCACTATCCGACCTGACCGGCTACAGCGCCAAGGGGCGCGTGCGCGGTAATGCCGTGGGTATCTATGGCACGTGGCTGCAGGGGGCTGACGGCACGCAGGGTGCATACATCGATGCAACCCTGCAATACGGCCGTTTCGACAACCGGGTGCAGGGGATCGGCCTGGCGCCGGAGCGCTACGATTCGCGCATGGCCAGTGCATCGCTGGAGACCGGCTACACCTTCAATGTGTGGCAGGGCGCCGCCCGCGCGCTGTATGTGCAGCCGCAGCTGCAGCTGAGCCATGTCGATTTCCGCGCCGATCGCCATGTGGAGAGCAATGGCACGGTCATCGACCACGCCGATGCCGGTGGCCTGAGCGGGCGCCTGGGCGTGCGTGTGTTCGGTCATGGCACTGCATCCGGCAACACCGTGCAGCCGTACCTGGGCGTGAACTGGCTGCGTGGCAGCGGCACCAGCACCCTGCAGTTCAACGATGACACGCTGGGTGCGGACCTGCCGCGCAACCGCTATGAAGTGCAGGCCGGTGCCGAGTTGAAGCTGGGCCAGCGCTGGGGGGCGTGGGGCGGCGTGAGCGCGCAGCGCGGTGATTACGGTTACCGCAATGTGGGTGCCCAGCTGGGCCTGCGCATGGCCTGGTAG
- a CDS encoding FAD-binding oxidoreductase gives MSTALPPALVAELSALLGAEGWRMDDSALEANAQDNSWRHQRPAAVALPADVDQVQALVRACRAHGIALVARGAGTGTTGAAVPLPGSIVLSFTRMDRIVEIRAGDRCAVVQPGVLNGTLQQALAPHGLFWAPDPSSAAICSIGGNLACNAGGPRAVKYGTSRDNVLGLVAVTGAGEVIRCGGAYTKDATGYDLTHLLVGSEGTLALIVEATLKLTPLPVSQAGLRVLYRDADAAAAAVSRLMSQPVVPTRLEFMDARSLELLRLNGADVPEAGAMLLVEADGDHDTLPYLLQALASAAEGDGMIELDVAMEGRARDQLWAARKALSPALRSVAPGKINEDVVVPVSRIPDLVAGVQALARDYTLTIVTFGHAGNGNLHVNILYHPEDADENARAHAALPKIFELTLALGGTLSGEHGIGLAKRDFMAKAFTAETLAAMRAIKAALDPDGILNPGKVLPPA, from the coding sequence ATGAGTACCGCACTGCCCCCTGCACTGGTTGCCGAACTGTCCGCCCTGCTGGGCGCGGAGGGCTGGCGCATGGATGACAGCGCGCTGGAAGCGAACGCGCAGGACAACTCGTGGCGCCACCAGCGACCGGCGGCGGTTGCCCTGCCGGCCGATGTGGATCAGGTGCAGGCGCTGGTGCGTGCCTGCCGCGCGCATGGCATCGCGTTGGTAGCACGCGGCGCCGGTACCGGCACCACCGGCGCTGCGGTGCCACTGCCGGGCAGCATCGTGCTGTCGTTTACCCGCATGGACCGCATTGTCGAGATCCGCGCCGGCGACCGCTGCGCCGTGGTGCAGCCGGGCGTGTTGAACGGCACCCTGCAGCAGGCGCTGGCACCGCACGGCCTGTTCTGGGCGCCGGACCCGTCCAGTGCGGCGATCTGCAGCATCGGCGGCAACCTGGCCTGCAATGCCGGCGGACCGCGCGCGGTGAAGTACGGCACCAGCCGCGACAACGTGCTGGGCCTGGTCGCGGTGACCGGCGCGGGCGAGGTGATCCGCTGCGGCGGCGCCTACACCAAGGATGCCACCGGCTACGACCTCACCCATCTGCTGGTGGGCAGCGAAGGCACCCTGGCGTTGATCGTGGAAGCCACCTTGAAGCTGACCCCGCTGCCGGTCAGCCAGGCGGGCCTGCGCGTGCTGTACCGCGATGCCGATGCAGCGGCCGCCGCAGTGTCGCGGCTGATGTCGCAACCGGTGGTGCCCACCCGCCTGGAATTCATGGACGCCCGCAGCCTGGAACTGCTGCGACTCAATGGTGCCGACGTGCCCGAAGCCGGCGCAATGCTGCTGGTCGAGGCCGATGGTGACCACGACACCCTGCCTTACCTGCTGCAGGCACTGGCCAGCGCCGCCGAAGGTGACGGCATGATTGAACTGGACGTGGCGATGGAAGGCCGCGCGCGCGACCAGCTGTGGGCCGCACGCAAGGCGCTGTCACCCGCGCTGCGCAGCGTTGCGCCGGGCAAGATCAACGAAGACGTGGTGGTGCCGGTGTCGCGTATTCCGGATCTGGTGGCCGGTGTGCAGGCGCTTGCACGCGACTACACGTTGACCATTGTTACCTTCGGCCATGCCGGCAACGGCAACCTGCACGTCAACATCCTCTATCACCCGGAGGATGCCGACGAGAACGCACGCGCGCATGCCGCGCTGCCGAAGATCTTCGAACTGACCCTGGCGCTTGGCGGCACGCTGTCGGGCGAACACGGAATTGGATTGGCCAAGCGCGATTTCATGGCCAAGGCGTTCACTGCGGAAACGCTGGCGGCGATGCGCGCGATCAAGGCCGCGCTGGACCCGGATGGCATCCTCAACCCGGGCAAGGTGCTGCCGCCGGCGTAA
- a CDS encoding metal-dependent hydrolase, with the protein MPSIITHAAVPLALWCAADRGRIPPRLLAAGVIAAMLPDADVLAFALHIPYADAFGHRGASHSLLFACVLAALAAVLAFFGSGRPRSAGLCQPRLASTVQAAVFVFICAASHPLLDAMTSGGLGVALAWPWSEQRFFAPWRPIRVSPFAPQFFSARGIATLLSELRWVWLPLAGAVVAWKLIQPAPAAPRDPS; encoded by the coding sequence ATGCCTTCCATCATCACCCATGCCGCGGTGCCGCTGGCGCTGTGGTGCGCTGCCGATCGCGGCCGCATTCCGCCGCGCCTGCTGGCCGCCGGCGTGATCGCAGCGATGCTGCCCGATGCCGACGTGCTGGCCTTCGCCCTGCACATTCCCTATGCCGATGCGTTCGGGCATCGCGGGGCCAGTCATTCGTTGCTGTTTGCCTGCGTGTTGGCGGCGCTGGCGGCGGTGTTGGCGTTCTTTGGTAGCGGCCGACCTCGGTCGGCGGGTCTGTGCCAACCACGGTTGGCATCTACCGTGCAAGCCGCAGTGTTCGTCTTCATCTGTGCAGCCAGCCACCCCCTGCTCGACGCCATGACCTCCGGCGGCCTCGGCGTTGCGCTGGCCTGGCCATGGAGCGAGCAGCGCTTCTTCGCGCCGTGGCGGCCGATCCGCGTTTCGCCGTTCGCCCCGCAGTTCTTCAGCGCACGCGGTATCGCCACGCTGCTGTCGGAACTTCGCTGGGTGTGGCTGCCATTGGCGGGCGCCGTCGTCGCCTGGAAACTCATTCAACCCGCTCCTGCTGCCCCACGAGACCCATCATGA
- a CDS encoding YraN family protein, translating into MVAEHLLRGSAVEAAAEQHLQQAGLQPRARNVRYRGGELDLVMDDAGTVVFVEVRYRARPDFGGGAASVDARKCRRLAHAAQLYLQDNPVLANAPCRFDVVEASGDPPQLRWLRDAFRLDDC; encoded by the coding sequence GTGGTCGCTGAGCACCTGCTACGGGGCTCGGCGGTGGAAGCCGCCGCCGAGCAGCACCTTCAGCAGGCCGGGCTGCAACCGCGCGCGCGCAACGTGCGCTACCGCGGCGGCGAACTGGACCTGGTGATGGACGACGCCGGAACCGTGGTGTTCGTGGAAGTGCGTTACCGCGCGCGCCCGGACTTCGGGGGTGGCGCCGCGTCGGTGGATGCACGCAAATGCCGGCGCCTGGCCCATGCCGCGCAGCTGTACCTGCAGGACAATCCTGTGCTCGCCAATGCGCCCTGCCGATTCGATGTAGTCGAGGCCAGTGGTGATCCGCCGCAGCTGCGCTGGCTGCGGGATGCGTTCCGGCTGGACGATTGCTGA
- a CDS encoding penicillin-binding protein activator → MNKPAARISALSLSLMLLAGCATTSLTSAPESPAQSQALALIDQGKPRDAALQLEALAATLRGNARSTALADAAWAWHLAGDGARARSLLGQLTARQLSGASLQRFQLTSAELALADKQPAQALALLKDHGDSVHPSLRTRWLLARGQALQASGDAFGAATERARAHAALSGAARTENQAAIAGLLGTLDDATLRSRAAALPANDPLYNFAGRALIARGLPLPRPFDREGAAQFDTSKRPPAMSDGYRPPAKMAVLLPLSGRLATAAQPVRDGLLSAYYGETRRRPEINFFDTAGTPAGALAAYDKAVASGADFVVGPLGRDEVDAVYGRQQLPVPVLGLNRGKDAPPAGSAGFSLAPEDDGIVAAEYMRGRERSKALVINSADDTGRRAAAAFAQRFAQRGGTVAATVAVSEAVGDVSAQVRNAGQIDAVFLAVRAPQARLLAPQLALAGAGGATRVGTSQLTTGSGKVEEDVALDGIIYPNEAWNVRSVSGVPSASQVAQTLPSARGAASRLFAFGADAWKISAYLDKLSNEGGLDGATGTLYLDSNGNILRQPAWSTFSGGRPMPIAGGR, encoded by the coding sequence ATGAACAAGCCCGCCGCACGCATCTCTGCCCTGTCGTTGTCGCTGATGCTGTTGGCCGGTTGTGCCACCACCAGTCTCACCAGCGCCCCTGAATCGCCGGCCCAGAGCCAGGCGCTGGCGCTGATCGACCAGGGCAAGCCGCGCGACGCCGCACTGCAACTGGAAGCGCTGGCCGCCACCCTGCGCGGCAACGCCCGCAGTACCGCCCTGGCCGATGCGGCCTGGGCCTGGCACCTGGCCGGTGACGGCGCGCGCGCGCGCAGCCTGCTCGGCCAGCTCACCGCGCGCCAGCTGTCCGGCGCCAGCCTGCAGCGCTTCCAGCTGACCAGTGCCGAGCTGGCACTGGCCGACAAGCAGCCGGCACAGGCCCTGGCCCTGCTGAAGGACCATGGCGACAGCGTGCACCCCAGCCTGCGCACGCGCTGGCTGCTGGCCCGCGGCCAGGCCCTGCAGGCCAGCGGCGATGCCTTCGGCGCCGCCACCGAACGTGCCCGCGCGCACGCCGCACTGAGTGGCGCCGCCCGCACCGAGAACCAGGCCGCGATCGCCGGGCTGCTGGGCACCCTGGACGATGCCACCCTGCGCAGCCGCGCGGCGGCGCTGCCGGCCAACGACCCGCTGTACAACTTCGCCGGCCGCGCGCTGATTGCCCGTGGCCTGCCGCTGCCGCGTCCCTTCGATCGCGAGGGTGCCGCCCAGTTCGATACCAGCAAGCGCCCGCCGGCAATGAGCGACGGTTACCGCCCACCGGCGAAGATGGCGGTGCTGCTGCCGCTCAGTGGCCGCCTGGCCACCGCCGCGCAACCGGTGCGCGATGGCCTGCTCAGCGCCTACTACGGCGAAACCCGCCGTCGCCCGGAGATCAACTTCTTCGATACCGCCGGCACCCCGGCCGGCGCATTGGCGGCCTACGACAAGGCGGTGGCCTCCGGTGCGGACTTCGTGGTCGGCCCGCTCGGCCGCGATGAAGTGGACGCCGTGTACGGTCGCCAGCAGCTGCCGGTGCCGGTGCTGGGCCTGAACCGCGGCAAGGATGCGCCGCCGGCCGGCAGCGCCGGCTTCTCGCTGGCCCCGGAAGACGACGGCATCGTCGCCGCCGAATACATGCGCGGCCGCGAGCGCAGCAAAGCGCTGGTGATCAACAGCGCCGACGACACCGGGCGCCGTGCCGCTGCGGCCTTTGCCCAGCGTTTCGCACAGCGCGGTGGCACCGTCGCCGCCACGGTGGCGGTCAGCGAAGCCGTGGGCGATGTCAGCGCACAGGTGCGCAACGCCGGCCAGATCGACGCGGTGTTCCTGGCCGTGCGCGCGCCGCAGGCCCGTCTGCTGGCCCCGCAGCTGGCGCTGGCCGGTGCCGGCGGCGCCACCCGTGTCGGCACCTCGCAGCTGACCACCGGCAGTGGCAAGGTGGAGGAAGACGTGGCGCTGGACGGCATCATCTACCCGAACGAAGCCTGGAACGTGCGCAGCGTGTCCGGCGTGCCCTCGGCCAGCCAGGTCGCACAGACCCTGCCCAGCGCGCGCGGTGCGGCCAGCCGCCTGTTCGCCTTCGGCGCCGATGCCTGGAAGATCAGCGCCTACCTGGACAAGCTGTCCAACGAGGGCGGCCTGGACGGCGCCACCGGCACGCTGTACCTGGACAGCAACGGCAACATCCTGCGCCAGCCGGCATGGTCCACCTTCAGTGGTGGCCGGCCGATGCCGATCGCCGGTGGTCGCTGA
- the rsmI gene encoding 16S rRNA (cytidine(1402)-2'-O)-methyltransferase produces the protein MSVPTLYVVATPIGNLADLSPRAQEVLRSVAAICAEDTRRSGQLLSHFGIQQPLVALHEHNEEALSQRLVSRLQAGESLALVSDAGTPLVSDPGFRLVRAARAAGIKVSPIPGACAAIAALSVAGLPSDRFSFEGFLPAKASGRRDRLQALAGEVRTMVFYESSHRIAESLADMAAIFGGTRPAVLARELTKLFETVLDGDLAGLLAQVEADENQRKGEFVVMVQGAGDDAEAQLAHGRQVYAKLSEHLPPSTAAKLAAELTGAPRKALYGS, from the coding sequence ATGAGTGTTCCCACCCTGTATGTCGTCGCCACGCCGATCGGCAACCTGGCCGATCTGAGTCCGCGCGCGCAGGAGGTGCTGCGCTCGGTGGCGGCCATCTGTGCCGAGGACACCCGCCGCAGCGGCCAGCTGCTGTCCCATTTCGGCATCCAGCAGCCGTTGGTGGCCCTGCACGAGCACAACGAGGAGGCGCTGTCGCAGCGGCTGGTGTCGCGGCTGCAGGCGGGCGAGTCGCTGGCGCTGGTGAGCGATGCCGGCACCCCGCTGGTCAGCGACCCCGGCTTCCGCCTGGTGCGCGCCGCGCGTGCAGCCGGCATCAAGGTCAGCCCGATTCCCGGCGCCTGCGCGGCCATCGCCGCGTTGAGCGTGGCCGGGCTGCCCAGCGATCGTTTCAGTTTCGAGGGCTTCCTGCCGGCCAAGGCCAGCGGCCGCCGCGACCGCCTGCAGGCGCTGGCCGGCGAGGTGCGCACGATGGTGTTCTACGAATCCTCGCACCGCATCGCCGAATCGCTGGCCGACATGGCCGCGATCTTCGGCGGCACGCGCCCGGCGGTGCTGGCGCGTGAACTGACCAAGCTGTTCGAGACCGTGCTTGATGGCGATCTGGCGGGCCTGCTGGCCCAGGTGGAAGCGGATGAAAACCAGCGCAAGGGCGAATTCGTGGTGATGGTGCAGGGCGCCGGCGATGATGCCGAGGCGCAGCTGGCCCATGGCCGCCAGGTCTACGCCAAGCTCAGCGAGCACCTGCCGCCATCGACCGCAGCCAAGCTGGCGGCCGAGCTGACCGGCGCCCCGCGCAAGGCGCTGTACGGGTCCTGA